The stretch of DNA GGTGGCCGGCAGTTGCAGTGCGTCCTCGACCCGGGCGCGCTCTCCGTCAGCTTCCCGGTGCTCGTCTCACCGTCAGCACCGCCGGACAGCACACTCCGTGGCGGCAGCGCCGTGGTCCGGAGTCCGGAGGACGGCAACTCGGCCAACGACTCCGCCACCTGGGCGATCTCCACCCTGGCCGGGAGCGCCGACCTGGAGACCACCAAGCGAGCGGTCCTCCCGGCCGGGAGGACCGCAGTCGCGCCCGGAGACGTGTTCACCTACCGCGTCACCGCGACCAACCACGGCCCGTCCGACGCGCGCGCCGTGAGGATCACCGACCCCCTCCCCGGCCCGCTGGCCCTCGTCTCGTCCACGGCCGGCTGCACTTCGACCGGCCGCACCGTCACCTGTCGCCCCGCCGGGGACCTGGCCGCAGGCGAAACAGTCCGGTTCGACCTCACCGTCAGACTCGCGGCGGACTTCCGCGGCACCGGAACGGATGTGGACAACATCGCCACCGCGATCTCGGACACCCCCGACCCCGTACGGGACAACAACTCCAACCGATCGGGCACCACCGGACCCGACGGTGGGCCGCTACCGGTGACGATCCCGCCGACGCCCACCCCCACCCCCACCCCCACGCCGACGCCCACGCCCACGCCGACGCCCACGCCGACGCCGAGCCCGCCGAAGCCCACGGCCCCACCCACCAGCGCGAGCGCCGCACCCTCCCCGCCGTACTTCCCCGACACGGGGGAGCTACCGGTGACCGGTGCCGAGCTGCCCGGCTGGCTCCCCACCACCATGGCCGGCTGCCTCCTCAGCGGAGCAGCGGGCGTACTGCTGGCCCGCCGGCTGGGCAGGCCCGCCCGCGGCCGCCACCGGGCCGGATCATGAGCCGGCCACGCCGCGCCTGGGCCCGGAACCTCCGAGAGCCCGCCGCAGCGCGTCCCGGCCCCGGCCGACCGGGTCAGCTCCGTTCCGTCGCCGCCGTCCTGCTGGCCGTGCTGGCCGTCCTGGCCCTGGTCACCTCCTCCGCCACCGGTGCCGCGCCCCGGACCCGTATACGCTCGCCGCACGGCGGAGCGGCCCACCGCGGCACCGTCACGTTCCCCGTGCACGAGACCTTCGACTCCGCCACCAACAGCGGGAAGACCTCCGGCGCGGTGACGTTCGACAGCGGCTGGATGCGGCTGACCAGGGCCTCCGCCAGTCAGACCGGCTCCTGGGTGATGACGGACGGCTTCCCGGCGGACCTGGGCATCATCGCCGAGTTCCAGTACGCCACCTGGGGCGGCACCAGCTTCGACGGCAAGCGCGGCGACGGGATGGCCTTCTTCCTCGCCGACGGCAGTGCCGTGAACGGTGTGGGTGCCCTCGGCGGAGCCCTGGGCTACGCGTGCAGCGGGAGCTCGACCACGTGCACCACCAACGGTGTCCCCGGGGCGTTCCTGGGCGTCGGTCTGGACGAGTTCGGCAACTTCTCCTCCTCCACCATCGGCAACGGCGGACCGGGATCGGCCGCGAACACCATCGTGTTGCGCGGCGGCGGCGACAAGACGACCGGATACCGCTACGGCAAGGGCGTCGCGGGCCCCGGCGGGTCCGTCGAGACGGGCAGCCGGGACAAGCTGCGCACGATCCGGATCTCCATCCGGCCCAGCGGCGGCAAGGTGCTGTTCTCGCTCTGGTCGGACAGCGGGCCGGGCACCTCCCTCACCCAGCTGATCACCGACTTCGACGTCACGACGATCACCAGCCAGCCGAAGCTGCCCGCCACGCTCAAGGTCGGTTTCTCCGCCGGGACGGGTGGGGCGACCAACAACCACGAGATCGCGGACCTCACGATCAACGTCCCGGCCAACCTGTCCGTCACCATGGCCGGTTCACCCGCCACCGTCCGAGCCGGCGCCGACCCGGTGACGTACACGGTCACCGTGTCCAACGACGCCACCAACGACGTCACGGGCGCACTCGTCCGGGTGACCGTACCGGCACTGACGGGCGTGACCTGGAGGTGCACCGCGTCCACGGGGAGCTCCTGCGCAGCGGCGTCCGGCAGCGGAGCGCCCGACACCACCGCCAACCTGAAACGCAGCGGCACCGCGACGTACACCGTCACGGGGACCGCCCCACCCTCACCGACCACGATCACCGCCACGGCGACGGTCACCGCGCCGGCCGACCGTGTCGATACGAACTCGGCCGACAACTCCGCCACGGCCGTCACCCGGGTCACGGCGGGCCCCGCCGACATCGCGACCGCCAAGGTGAGCCTCGGCCAAGGGCCGGTGATCCCGGGACAGACCTTCGCCTACCGGATCACCACCAGCAACCTCGGGCCGGCCGACACCACCAACGTCACCATGACGGACCTGCTACCGAGCCCGCTCCTCCACGTCTCCTCCTCGCCGACCTGCGCCGTGAGCGGCCGGACGGTCACCTGCGGCCCCGTCGCGTCCTTGAAGGTGGCGGAGGCAGCGTCCTGGACGGTCACGGTGCGCCTCGATCCGGCCTACACCGGCAACGGCGGCGACGTACTGAACACCGCGACCTCGAGCTCGGACGCGGTCGACCCCGCGCCGGGCAACAACACCAGCGCGGCGGTCGGGCCACCCGGTGGCACGGCGGCGGCCCAGGCCGACCTCTCCGCGGCGAAGAAGACGGCCACGAGCACGCCGGTAGGCCCTGGGGAGACCTTCGCCTACCAGGTGGCCGTCTCCAACGCGGGCCCCTCCCAGGCGGCGAACGTCAAGGCGACCGACGCCCTTCCGGCGATGCTGTCGTTCGTCTCCTCCACGGACGGCTGTAGTGCCACGGGCTCCTCCGTGACCTGTGCCGCCACCGACCCGCTCGCTCCGGGCGCGGCCAAGACCTGGGCGTTCACCGTGCGACTCGACCCCGCCTACCAGGGAGACGGCTCGGACATCCGCAACACGGCGACGGCGGTGTCGACCACCCAGGACCCCGACCCCGCGAACAACACGAGCCCGCCCGCCGGACCGCCCGGCGGCACCGTCAGCTCATCGCAGGCCGACCTGGGTGTCGGAAAGACCATCCCCTGACCCCGGCCGGCACCGGTGCTCCCCGGTCCGACCGTCACCTCCGCTCCTCCGGCCGAGGGCTGTCCCGACAACGAAGCAGGAACCGATGCGCACGATGAGAACCTCCGGTCGGCGGTGGCCGACACGCCGTCTGGCAGCAGGCACGCTGGCGGCGGTGATGTCCCTGTGGCCGGCCGCCCCGGCTGTCGCGGCCCTGCCCGCGGTGGCGCCGGGTGAGACCTTCACCTACACGCTGAGCTCAAGGAACGCCGGCCCGTCGGTGGCCCGGAACGTCATGGTGCACGACACCCTGCCGGCCGGCATCACCTTCGTCTCCTCCGATGACGGGTGCACCGCCGTCGGCCAGAAGGTGTCCTGCGGGCCGGTGGACCTCGCGGTCGGCGTGACCAAGAGCTGGAGCATCCTGGTCAGGCTGAGCCCCTCCTACGAGGGCGACGGTTCGGACCTGGGGAACGTCGCCAGCACGAACTCGGATGCCAACGACCCGGCGCAGGCGAACAACACCAATCCGCCCGTACGGCCGGACGGCCCTTTCGACCGCAAGTCGGACCTGTCCACCACCAAGACCGGGGTGGGGACCGGGCCCGTGGTTGCCGGACAGCAGTTCGAGTACCTGATCACCACCAAGAACAGCGGCCCGTCCGACGCTCCCAACGCGATGGCCACCGACAAGCTGCCTGCCGCCATCTCCTTCGTCTCCTCGGCGGACGGCTGCACGGCCACCGGCCAGACGGTGACCTGCGGGCCCGTCAAGACGCTCGCGGCCGGCAGCTCCACCTCGTGGAAGATCAAGGTCCAACTGGCGTCCTCCTACCGGGGCGACGGCACCGACCTGAAGAACACGGCAACCTCCAAGTCCGACGCCGCCGACCCCGACCCCTCGAACAACACCAGCAAGCCCGCCGACCCGCCGGGAGGACTGTCCGGCCCCGAGGCCGACCTGTCGGTGGTCAAGAAGGCGGCGACCGACACCCCGGTCGCCCCCGGCGAGACCTTCGACTACCGGATCACGACCACCAACCGCGGCCCGTCGGATGCCACCGTCGTCACCGCGACCGACAAGCTGCCCGCGATGCTCGGCTTCGTGTCCTCGCCCGACGGCTGCACGGCCGCCGGAGCGACCGTCACCTGCGGTCCGCAGCCGAGCCTCGGCGCGGGCGACTCCCTCACCTGGACCATCAAGGTCAAGATCGCCCCCGGTTACCGGGGAGACGGCTCGGACATCCTCAAC from Kitasatospora sp. MMS16-BH015 encodes:
- a CDS encoding DUF11 domain-containing protein, which codes for MSRPRRAWARNLREPAAARPGPGRPGQLRSVAAVLLAVLAVLALVTSSATGAAPRTRIRSPHGGAAHRGTVTFPVHETFDSATNSGKTSGAVTFDSGWMRLTRASASQTGSWVMTDGFPADLGIIAEFQYATWGGTSFDGKRGDGMAFFLADGSAVNGVGALGGALGYACSGSSTTCTTNGVPGAFLGVGLDEFGNFSSSTIGNGGPGSAANTIVLRGGGDKTTGYRYGKGVAGPGGSVETGSRDKLRTIRISIRPSGGKVLFSLWSDSGPGTSLTQLITDFDVTTITSQPKLPATLKVGFSAGTGGATNNHEIADLTINVPANLSVTMAGSPATVRAGADPVTYTVTVSNDATNDVTGALVRVTVPALTGVTWRCTASTGSSCAAASGSGAPDTTANLKRSGTATYTVTGTAPPSPTTITATATVTAPADRVDTNSADNSATAVTRVTAGPADIATAKVSLGQGPVIPGQTFAYRITTSNLGPADTTNVTMTDLLPSPLLHVSSSPTCAVSGRTVTCGPVASLKVAEAASWTVTVRLDPAYTGNGGDVLNTATSSSDAVDPAPGNNTSAAVGPPGGTAAAQADLSAAKKTATSTPVGPGETFAYQVAVSNAGPSQAANVKATDALPAMLSFVSSTDGCSATGSSVTCAATDPLAPGAAKTWAFTVRLDPAYQGDGSDIRNTATAVSTTQDPDPANNTSPPAGPPGGTVSSSQADLGVGKTIP
- a CDS encoding DUF11 domain-containing protein; protein product: MSLWPAAPAVAALPAVAPGETFTYTLSSRNAGPSVARNVMVHDTLPAGITFVSSDDGCTAVGQKVSCGPVDLAVGVTKSWSILVRLSPSYEGDGSDLGNVASTNSDANDPAQANNTNPPVRPDGPFDRKSDLSTTKTGVGTGPVVAGQQFEYLITTKNSGPSDAPNAMATDKLPAAISFVSSADGCTATGQTVTCGPVKTLAAGSSTSWKIKVQLASSYRGDGTDLKNTATSKSDAADPDPSNNTSKPADPPGGLSGPEADLSVVKKAATDTPVAPGETFDYRITTTNRGPSDATVVTATDKLPAMLGFVSSPDGCTAAGATVTCGPQPSLGAGDSLTWTIKVKIAPGYRGDGSDILNTATVGSATKDPVPANNTSAAAGPPGAKVNPPTADLGITKKAVGTTPPTPGATFDYLITIVNNGPSADAYNVTLADKLPVELRYVSSTPAGCTETGSVVSCTRSTPLKVGESEQYVLTVRLDAAYRGDGKNLKNSAKVTADNIDPRTDNDTSTADLPGGGAGTPSADVSTAKETVTTTPVAPGETFQYAVTATDNGPSDALNVVLRDTLPAQLAFVSSDDGCTAVGKAVTCGPAAIASGTSHRWVFTVQLDPAYVGNGSDIRNIATATSDTQDPNPDNNTSNPAGPPGNLVKTPEADLVIDKKPS